tctaattattaaaatattatatgtgATACTCTAATATTATATCATGtccaaaaattatttatataatttaagaactaaaaattctattataaaaaataatgagaAAGATTATTCTCTCCTTaacatatacttttatttaacgAACAGTTGGGTTACAAACAATACAAGCAGGGAGGCTTGGATCCACTGTCCACTGTCCACTGTCCATTGGACCGAATACAACAACACTACAAGATAGTCCGAAATGGGGAAATTagtgtataataataaattttcaccTTCTTTTTACgtattttaacaaatgaaaagaGAGAATGAAAGTAACGGTGATTTAACGGCGAGTAGCCGGTGCTGTTAAAGTGGGGgaaaatattctttaaaataaaaggaTAACGCATTTTCCAGTTCTAAATGCTTGGTGGCAGTGTAGATATTTTTGCGTTTGCCACCAAATTCACAAAAAGAAGCCATCCCCAATGGACACTCTTTCAGGGTTTGCTTTCATCACCAACTGCAACACTTCTTCATGCACAAGATTCTCTCTCCTTCCTCCTCATCAAAGACCACCACTTTCCAGAAGAAACCCCACTGTCTATGTCTTGAAAACAAGCTCTTCTTCAGGTAACATTTTCACCCATCACATTACActttggattttgagtttcatggTTATTTGGGTTCATATTTGATATGGGTTTCATTTCAAGATCAAGTATGCTTTTTCTCCGGAGGGGGGGGGGAAGGGGTTGAGGAGGGTTTATCATCTTGTGGTAAATTAAAGATGAATGTTTTCATGGATAAACTACCTTTTACTTTATGATGAATTTTATTGTTATATCATAATAGTAATGGGTACTAATTGCATTAAATTGTATCTAATTCCGCATGCTGCAATTTCTTTATCGTTCTGTCTTTGAATCATTCATATAAATAAGTGAATTCTTCTACTAGGGAATTCCCACCATTGTGTTTCTGCTTAGAGGTTAAGACTTTAGTGTTTGAgttataatgatatttatatgattgtGAATTGCTGATAGATGGTCATTTAAATTTctatcctctttttttttttataaaattgtcaGTGAGTGAATCTGTAGAAGAGAACGTTCTGGAGATGTTCTTCAAGGATAGAGAAGTAAATGGAGATTTTGTCTCCAAAGTTTCGGACATGCTATGGCAGAGAGAGGTTCTGAAAGTTGTTGATACCGATGCCAGTGAACCAGCTGGCACTGCTGAGCAATCACAGCAGGTACAAATATAGTGTTCTCTTTGCTTTCTATTGCTGACATGATTTTAGTTAAACATGTTGGTATGCCCATGCAATTATAGTGAATCTTCAACTCCCTTAGCGGAACCTCTTCTTTGTTACTGTTTATCAGTCTCATATAAGAGGGTTGACTTGCTTTTTCTTGGGAGGAGGAAAGAGGGGATTTCTTTTCCTTGTGTGTAGTCTCTCCATGGTTGCTTATTTTCTACGTATTATTTCATTAATGAAGCCATTCAATTCGCTCATGCTTTTGATCCTAAATATGTGTAGGTCATTGAAAGTGATGATGATAGTGGGTTTTTGAAGCTGTCAAGAACTCAAGAATGGTTATTAGGTGACAATTCTGCACCAAGGAATAAGAAAGCCATTGCCAAGGTCTGCTTTTTTATTCTCCCCTGTCCCCGGTTATCATTTTGCCCTATGCTGTCCATGTTGGTAGCTCTAtgcttaaatatattaaaatgcaCTGTCAAAGTGACACACATGTGCCAATAAGGGACTATTGCTTGGCCAAACCGAATCAAGTGGTTCAGAAACATGTTAACCAGGTGGCTCTCAGGTATCATGTATAGGGCAGAATCCAATGGATTAAAGGCCTATATGTTTTGTCAGACTTggccaaattttaaaattgaaaagatgaaattcaCAACATTTATTAGCTTAGGAAAAAAGACTTGTCAGCCTGATGAAACAGGTCAATCTTTTTTGTTATTAATCCTTGTGTATGAGCAGGTGTTGCAGGATGACGGTGAAAGAAGGAAGAAACTGAATCTTCTAAAATATGAAGCTGTATGCTACTCATCAGAATTCTCAGTTAGTTGTAGGgctttatttttctatattaagTTATTTCTGTAATGCATCAAGGACTGGAAAACTGGAAAGATGTTTTAGTTGCAAACCATGAATAAGTCTTGCATCAGacaattgttaaatttttttgaaaggtgCTAATAGTTTGTCATTTAATCTTGCAGCTCAAGAGGGAATTAACACTTTTATCACTTGGAATTGGGACAGCATGCAGTGGGTACTGTTTGATAGTGTTATCATTTCAGGTAAAATAAATATTGACCAAAACCTGTTGTGCTGTGGGGTGTGATGTATTAAATTGATGGTATGTATATTCTTTCAGCACAGTCTTTATCAGTTGTGCCCTGCATTGGCCATACTTCCTTTCCTTCTATGTCTAGGAGATATGGCTTCTACAGGGGAAAAAGGagatttttagaaatttttacatgTATTATTATTGGTTCCCATAGAACTAAGTTTTAATATTGTGCAGGCTGCTGTTAGTTATGCAATTGGGGTTCTTTTCAGGTTAGTTGCTATATTTCTAAATTAGGTTATTAATGTTGAATtaactttaatgagttaaataggTAATTAGTCAAGGTTTAAGCCCCCATCTTTCCACATGTGTACTTAGCAGATATGTATATTTGGACTGAAAAAGTACCATTATTATCTTATTCAGAGAAGAAAACATCACATACATGATTCATCCACTGGAGTAACAGGTGGATGCTTTAATCTGAAGCACAGTGGCTTTATTCCTATTGAAATCATCAGGGGCCTAATAAAACTTTTATCCTCAAAAGTCAGTTTTACATGGAGTTCAACTTTATTGACTTGGAAAAGCCGATTAGTGTCTGTTGATGATATCTTTTAATTGATCAGAATTTTAGTGAGCTCAACTTATGGACAAATGTTGCTCGTATGCTAATTTCTTGAGCAAAGGACGAAGAGAGATACTGTATCATTATTGTTTTTGTCACCCTTGTTAGTCTTTTAACCTAGTTCATTTTCTCAACAGTTGCTTATACCTCCAGCTCTTATATCAACATGCGGATGGCCTATCAGAGGAAATGGTTCCTCAGATTTTCAAgcaaaagaaatcaaagaagtatCTCTACAAACTCCTTTTTTTAATCTCTTTTCATAGTAGTAAGTGAATCCTTTGTTCTCTTTGCTTGCCTTCAACAATATTCGTTTTCTTAATTTCAGAATAGGAATAAGAAGTGAGGATTTGCAAGACTTCTTTGAGAGAACAATTAAGGGTAGTGGCATTGCTCTTTCTTCTCCCAGACTAGTGATCCCAGCTGCCGTATATGGATTGTGGATCGTGTCGCACAAATTTTTGGCCAATGATTTCTTTGATTTCCAGGTAGCTTTtagatgtttttctttttatataataataagcTGACGTGCAATGTCCTGCATACAGTTATTGCTTATGTTGCTCCGACTCTCCAAAGACCTTTCAAATgcatggaaaaagaaaaattaaacataacACTTACACTTGAGTCTGAGTAACATAGGATAATGACCCGTTTGTGAAATCCAAAAACAATCGTGAACTTTGAAAACATGGCGACAAGTACTTTGTATTGTCATTTATGGTTTTTGGTGCTTGTTCTTCGCAGCTTGTGCCTGCAATGCTTGGGATGTTTGCATACAAGGCAGCTGCTCTTGTTCAAGTATACAGAGATAACGAAGACCTGCAGTTTGTCTTTCCAGAAAACGAGGAACAGTCAAATAAATGAGTCTCCAATTTTTTGCGTGTTTTGATCCAATACTTCCAACACTACCTGGTTGGTGCCATACAGTCTGGAATTCGACCACCTTTTGATGATTCAAACAAGAAAACCATCCAAACAACTTAATAATTCAGTTTCTACATCCAGGGGCTGGTTAGAGCGGATTGCGGTGGATGAATACTGGATTGCTAGCAAAGTCTTCAATGTCCATTCAACCGTATTGATGCTTTATTGTGTATATTTTCTAAGTTCCAAGAATGAATATGATGCTCAAAATCCATGCATTTTTGTAATGTGATTCATTTTGACGTTGAGCTTTTCATGATCAGTTGGCGTTTGGTCATTTTGTCGAATAAAAAATGTAGGGTAAACTCCATTTATCTGgggttttttttcttcaattttttaaaatatttttattggacATATATTCGAGATAATGacttttttaaatgaaatatttatatttagcACCTGCAGCCAAATTCATAATTAaggataaattttaaataatttaaaactatatGTTGAAATGATGATAATAAAGCAttgtaaataattcaaatttaaaattaatgtcCGGTTTGATTTGTTAAGTGTAATAAAATGAGGAAATGCTTATTTATCGGATTGTAATAAAATCGCTATAagctaacttttttttttaaagatatatcaaagttaattaatataatcataattttcaatttttataaaactgaATATTGTTTTGTAAAATGAATATatttgaaagaaattgaaaaatggaattatatattttaaaaaataaagaagaaagaaaacacaTTAGTTAAAAAAACATGCTGGAAATAgggagaataaaaaaaaaaaaactatggtaGTGAAAGTTGAAATCGGGTTAATATTTGATATAATAtctctaattttataaaagaatatctatgaaaattttaatttctttaaataatatcgtatttttaatttctttaaaaaccttaatttttattattttattacacttCAAAGAGGTATGAATCACACATTTAATTGGGGAAGTGCTTGAAACAAATTCCATTGAAAGTTACCATTTCAAGTGTAAAAACTTCCCCTAAAATTGAGGAAAACGTAAGTATTTagttattttcacaaataaataagtgagtaatgtttttttaaagaaaaataagtgATTAGTGTTTTGTTTTGAAGGTGTGATTAGTGTTAATTAACTTACTAAGAAGTCTATTACAATGTTAATATTCCTAATTTCCTACAAACgaagcataattgttattttttattttgttgaattaatcacttcaacttattttttttaacgAAAGAAAAGGAAATTACTTTACATTATctgattattatttaattaatcactTAAGTAATAAACACTTGAATCACATAAAAGTCCAAACGAATCTGACAAACTGCATGTTGGAAATGGAAGCAGCTCCACCCCATTAAACAATTACTGACTCCAAATTTCTCTTTTCCACTCTCTCCATACCCTAGATCCAATCTCTCCTCCCATGGTGCTCTCCAAGAACTCCGGTGGTCACCGGGGGATGCAAGAATCGATGTACTCAGTGATCGCTCTAGTCTTCATTTTAGTAGCTTGCGTCGAACTATGCGATGCGGCCGCCGCCATCGACGTTTACCGTCTAATCCAATACGACATGTCCGGTTCTGCTTACGGATCTCGCTTCGCGGTTCTCAACCACCACGCCGCCGCCTTGCATTTCCCTCCTGGCGCCGATCTTTCCAGAGCCGTCCTCATCATCCCTCTCCGTGAACTGAACATCACTTTTGTTCGAGGTTCACTttcatttcaacaatttaatttcTACTCTTCTGTTTTTAGTCTTCTTGAGATTAATTAAACCTTTTACTTTTGGTGTTTGGCAGAATATATCAATCAGAAAAAGCCGTTAGGAGGGTTGCTATTTTTGCTTCCTGACATATTTAGCTTTGAAAATGGAGGGAATAAACAAGTTCATGAAAAGGAGAAACTGAAAAATCTACTGGCAG
The genomic region above belongs to Gossypium hirsutum isolate 1008001.06 chromosome D05, Gossypium_hirsutum_v2.1, whole genome shotgun sequence and contains:
- the LOC107906682 gene encoding uncharacterized protein isoform X1, which codes for MDTLSGFAFITNCNTSSCTRFSLLPPHQRPPLSRRNPTVYVLKTSSSSVSESVEENVLEMFFKDREVNGDFVSKVSDMLWQREVLKVVDTDASEPAGTAEQSQQVIESDDDSGFLKLSRTQEWLLGDNSAPRNKKAIAKVLQDDGERRKKLNLLKYEALKRELTLLSLGIGTACSGYCLIVLSFQAAVSYAIGVLFSCLYLQLLYQHADGLSEEMVPQIFKQKKSKKIGIRSEDLQDFFERTIKGSGIALSSPRLVIPAAVYGLWIVSHKFLANDFFDFQLVPAMLGMFAYKAAALVQVYRDNEDLQFVFPENEEQSNK
- the LOC107906682 gene encoding uncharacterized protein isoform X2; translation: MDTLSGFAFITNCNTSSCTRFSLLPPHQRPPLSRRNPTVYVLKTSSSSVSESVEENVLEMFFKDREVNGDFVSKVSDMLWQREVLKVVDTDASEPAGTAEQSQQVIESDDDSGFLKLSRTQEWLLGDNSAPRNKKAIAKLKRELTLLSLGIGTACSGYCLIVLSFQAAVSYAIGVLFSCLYLQLLYQHADGLSEEMVPQIFKQKKSKKIGIRSEDLQDFFERTIKGSGIALSSPRLVIPAAVYGLWIVSHKFLANDFFDFQLVPAMLGMFAYKAAALVQVYRDNEDLQFVFPENEEQSNK